The proteins below are encoded in one region of Shewanella algae:
- a CDS encoding phosphatidate cytidylyltransferase: MLKQRIITAIWLIPLVMGAIFLLPASYFSWALVAVFLIAAKEWGRIIDSRCEVTQWSFTATLAIVLVAINLLVPADAVWSRGQLHPIMLAIILIGACWWLFSLVLVISYPCSAKLWQGSPMLKSMFGQLTLLPCFASLIALKALSSPADPYFGGILVFLVMLTVWAADSGAYFAGKALGRIKLMPNVSPAKTLEGLLGGLLTTMVVVAGVCYFSPEQELGLLVAVTLFTALASALGDLSESMFKRAAKIKDSGTILPGHGGVLDRIDSLTAALPVFTLIYIAFWM, translated from the coding sequence TTGCTAAAACAACGAATAATAACAGCAATTTGGTTAATCCCACTGGTTATGGGGGCTATCTTTTTGCTCCCGGCAAGTTATTTTTCATGGGCCTTGGTGGCGGTATTTCTGATTGCGGCAAAAGAATGGGGCCGCATTATCGACAGCCGCTGTGAGGTTACTCAATGGAGTTTTACCGCTACCCTGGCGATAGTGCTGGTGGCGATTAATCTTCTGGTTCCGGCCGATGCCGTCTGGTCCAGGGGCCAGTTACACCCCATTATGCTGGCCATCATTCTTATCGGTGCCTGTTGGTGGTTGTTCTCTCTGGTGCTGGTGATCTCCTATCCCTGCAGCGCCAAACTTTGGCAGGGCAGCCCTATGCTCAAGTCCATGTTCGGCCAGTTGACCTTGCTACCTTGTTTCGCTTCCCTGATAGCCCTCAAAGCGCTCAGCAGTCCTGCTGACCCTTATTTTGGCGGTATCCTGGTGTTTTTGGTGATGCTGACGGTATGGGCCGCTGATTCAGGGGCCTACTTTGCCGGTAAGGCGCTGGGACGGATTAAACTCATGCCCAATGTCAGCCCGGCCAAGACCCTGGAAGGTTTGCTGGGTGGCCTGCTGACCACCATGGTGGTAGTGGCCGGTGTTTGCTATTTCTCTCCCGAACAGGAGCTTGGACTGCTGGTTGCCGTGACCCTGTTTACCGCACTTGCCTCGGCGCTTGGCGATCTGTCCGAGAGCATGTTCAAGCGCGCCGCTAAAATTAAAGACTCGGGCACCATATTGCCCGGCCACGGTGGTGTGCTGGATCGCATCGACAGCCTGACCGCAGCCTTGCCCGTCTTTACCCTTATCTATATTGCATTCTGGATGTAG
- the uppS gene encoding polyprenyl diphosphate synthase: MSSNMEADPTTPTSTGDCLTSECLPEQLSELVKQSIPQHVAIIMDGNGRWAQAQGKPRVIGHKAGVKAVRRAVSTARQLGVRSLTLFAFSSENWRRPDQEVSLLMELFFTVLRREIKLLHQNGVRLNIIGDTSRFSERLQKQIRAAEEKTAANSELILNVAANYGGRWDIMQAARKLAEKVESGEMTSSQFSEEALAEHLCMQNQHEVDLMIRTGGDYRISNFILWQAAYAELVFTDTLWPDFDEQAFRQAVATFASRQRRFGLTGSQIEEIRSV, translated from the coding sequence ATGTCATCCAATATGGAAGCCGATCCTACGACTCCAACCAGCACCGGCGACTGCCTGACCTCTGAGTGCTTACCGGAGCAGCTTTCAGAGCTGGTAAAGCAGTCTATCCCGCAGCATGTGGCTATCATTATGGATGGTAACGGCCGTTGGGCTCAGGCCCAGGGTAAACCCAGAGTCATAGGCCATAAGGCCGGTGTCAAGGCTGTGCGCCGCGCCGTGAGTACCGCCAGGCAACTCGGGGTACGTTCACTGACCCTGTTTGCGTTTTCCAGTGAAAACTGGCGTCGTCCGGATCAGGAAGTCAGCCTGCTGATGGAACTGTTTTTTACCGTGCTGCGCCGGGAAATCAAACTGCTGCACCAAAACGGTGTCCGGCTGAACATCATAGGTGATACCAGCCGCTTCTCCGAGAGGCTGCAAAAGCAGATCCGCGCAGCCGAAGAGAAAACCGCCGCCAATTCAGAGCTTATCCTCAATGTTGCCGCCAACTACGGTGGCCGCTGGGACATAATGCAAGCTGCTCGTAAACTGGCCGAAAAAGTAGAATCCGGTGAAATGACCAGCAGTCAGTTCAGCGAAGAGGCCTTGGCAGAACATTTGTGCATGCAAAATCAACATGAAGTTGATTTAATGATCCGTACGGGCGGGGATTACCGCATCAGTAATTTTATTCTCTGGCAGGCGGCTTATGCCGAGTTGGTCTTTACCGACACCCTTTGGCCGGATTTTGATGAGCAGGCGTTTCGCCAGGCAGTGGCGACTTTTGCCAGCCGCCAGCGTCGTTTTGGTCTGACCGGAAGTCAGATAGAAGAAATACGCAGCGTATAA
- the frr gene encoding ribosome recycling factor yields the protein MIDAIKEDAQVRMDKCVDATKAQMAKVRTGRAHPALLDSIQVSYYGTMTPLKQVGNISVEDSRTLAVNVFDRSMIQAVEKAIMSSDLGLNPMSAGATIRIPLPALTEERRRDLVKVVRAEAENGRVAVRNVRRDANSAVKNLEKEKECTEDDVRRSEEEVQKITDAHIKKIDELLAAKEAELMEV from the coding sequence GTGATTGATGCGATTAAAGAAGATGCACAGGTTCGTATGGACAAGTGTGTAGATGCCACCAAGGCGCAAATGGCCAAAGTGCGTACCGGCCGTGCTCACCCTGCATTGCTGGACTCTATCCAGGTGTCTTACTACGGCACCATGACCCCGCTCAAGCAGGTGGGTAATATCTCTGTTGAAGACAGCCGCACTCTGGCGGTTAACGTATTCGACCGTAGCATGATCCAGGCCGTAGAGAAGGCGATCATGAGCTCAGATCTGGGCCTGAACCCTATGTCTGCCGGTGCCACTATCCGTATCCCTCTGCCGGCTCTGACCGAAGAGCGTCGTCGTGATCTGGTTAAAGTGGTTCGCGCCGAAGCCGAAAACGGCCGCGTGGCTGTGCGTAACGTTCGTCGTGATGCCAACTCTGCGGTGAAGAACCTGGAGAAGGAAAAAGAGTGTACCGAGGACGATGTACGCCGTAGCGAAGAGGAAGTGCAGAAGATAACTGACGCACATATCAAGAAGATAGACGAGCTGTTGGCCGCAAAAGAAGCGGAATTGATGGAAGTCTGA
- the pyrH gene encoding UMP kinase, with protein sequence MSTNPKPAFRRILLKLSGEALMGEEGFGIDPKVLDRMAQEIKELVELGIQVGVVIGGGNLFRGEGLAKAGMNRVVGDHMGMLATVMNGLAMRDALHRAYVNARLMSAIPLNGVCDRYNWAEAISLLKSGRVVIFAAGTGNPFCTTDSAACLRGIEIEAEVVLKGTKVDGVYSDDPMKNPEAVKYDELSYTEVLDKELKVMDLAAFTMARDHDMPILVFNMNKPGALRRVIMGEEAEGTLIKTK encoded by the coding sequence ATGAGCACCAACCCAAAACCTGCATTTCGACGTATTCTGCTGAAACTGAGTGGCGAAGCCCTGATGGGCGAAGAAGGCTTCGGTATCGATCCCAAGGTACTGGATCGTATGGCCCAGGAGATTAAAGAACTGGTTGAGCTCGGCATTCAGGTTGGCGTGGTCATCGGTGGCGGAAACCTGTTCCGTGGTGAAGGACTGGCCAAGGCTGGTATGAACCGCGTGGTGGGCGATCACATGGGTATGCTGGCGACAGTGATGAATGGTCTGGCGATGCGTGATGCGCTGCACCGTGCCTATGTTAATGCCCGTCTGATGTCTGCTATTCCGCTCAATGGTGTGTGCGATAGATACAACTGGGCCGAGGCTATCAGCCTGCTCAAGTCCGGACGTGTGGTGATTTTTGCTGCCGGTACCGGTAACCCATTCTGTACTACAGACTCTGCTGCTTGCCTGAGAGGGATTGAAATTGAAGCAGAAGTCGTGCTAAAAGGCACTAAAGTTGACGGCGTATATTCGGATGACCCGATGAAGAACCCCGAAGCCGTCAAATACGATGAACTGAGTTACACTGAAGTTCTGGATAAAGAATTGAAAGTCATGGATCTGGCCGCCTTCACCATGGCCCGTGACCACGACATGCCTATATTGGTCTTCAATATGAATAAGCCAGGCGCACTGCGCCGGGTGATCATGGGTGAAGAAGCCGAAGGCACGCTGATCAAAACGAAATAA
- the tsf gene encoding translation elongation factor Ts: protein MAITAALVKELRDRTGAGMMDCKKALTETNGDIEAAIDNMRKSGAAKAAKKAGNIAAEGTILIKNGAGYTALVEVNCQTDFVAKDSNFLAFANEVLEAAAAAKVTVEDLKAQFEEARVALVAKIGENINVRRVEYIDGDKMAFYRHGDRIGVVVTGEADEETLKHIAMHVAASKPEYVNPEDVPAEVVEKERSVQVEIAMNEGKPQEIAEKMVAGRMKKFTGEVSLTGQPFIMEPKKTVGEVLKEKGATVTNFIRLEVGEGIEKKEEDFASEVAAQIAASKKA from the coding sequence ATGGCAATTACTGCTGCCCTGGTTAAAGAACTGCGCGACCGTACTGGCGCAGGCATGATGGATTGTAAAAAAGCCCTGACCGAAACTAACGGTGATATCGAAGCTGCAATCGATAACATGCGTAAGAGCGGCGCGGCTAAAGCGGCCAAGAAAGCCGGTAACATCGCTGCCGAAGGTACTATCCTGATCAAAAACGGTGCTGGTTACACTGCTCTGGTTGAAGTTAACTGCCAGACTGACTTCGTAGCAAAAGACTCCAACTTCCTGGCTTTCGCCAACGAAGTTCTGGAAGCTGCCGCTGCTGCCAAAGTGACTGTTGAAGATCTGAAAGCTCAGTTCGAAGAAGCGCGTGTTGCCCTGGTTGCCAAAATCGGTGAAAACATCAATGTTCGTCGCGTTGAGTACATCGACGGTGACAAGATGGCTTTCTACCGTCACGGCGATCGCATCGGTGTAGTTGTTACCGGTGAAGCCGATGAAGAAACGCTGAAGCACATTGCAATGCACGTTGCTGCCTCTAAGCCTGAGTACGTTAACCCAGAAGACGTTCCAGCTGAAGTGGTTGAGAAAGAGCGTTCCGTTCAAGTTGAAATCGCTATGAACGAAGGCAAGCCTCAGGAAATCGCTGAGAAGATGGTTGCCGGCCGCATGAAGAAGTTCACCGGTGAGGTTTCTCTGACTGGTCAGCCATTCATCATGGAGCCAAAGAAAACTGTTGGCGAAGTTCTGAAAGAGAAAGGCGCCACTGTGACTAACTTCATCCGCCTGGAAGTGGGTGAAGGTATCGAGAAGAAAGAAGAAGATTTCGCTTCTGAAGTAGCTGCCCAAATCGCTGCTTCCAAGAAGGCTTAA
- the rpsB gene encoding 30S ribosomal protein S2 — MTTVSMRDMLQAGVHFGHQTRYWNPKMKPFIFGARNGVHIINLEHTVPMFNEALAFISNIASKKGKILFVGTKRAASEAIKEAAVSCEQFYVDKRWLGGMLTNWKTVRQSIKRLKDLETQSVDGTFDKLTKKEALMRTRELEKLEKSLGGIKNMGGLPDAIFVIGADHEHIAIKEANNLGIPVVAVVDTNSAPDGVDYIIPGNDDAMRAIRLYAESVAAAAKAGRGQDLAVQAEEDGFIEAE; from the coding sequence ATGACTACAGTTTCAATGCGCGATATGCTCCAGGCCGGTGTACACTTCGGTCACCAAACCCGTTACTGGAACCCTAAGATGAAGCCTTTCATCTTCGGCGCCCGCAACGGTGTACACATCATCAACCTCGAGCACACTGTGCCAATGTTCAATGAAGCTCTGGCTTTCATCAGCAACATTGCTTCCAAGAAAGGTAAAATCCTGTTCGTAGGCACCAAGCGCGCTGCCAGTGAAGCCATCAAAGAAGCTGCCGTATCTTGCGAGCAGTTCTACGTGGACAAGCGCTGGCTCGGCGGTATGCTGACCAACTGGAAAACCGTTCGTCAGTCAATCAAGCGCCTGAAAGATCTGGAAACCCAGTCTGTTGACGGTACTTTCGACAAGCTGACCAAGAAAGAAGCGCTGATGCGTACCCGTGAGCTGGAAAAGCTTGAGAAGTCTCTGGGTGGTATCAAGAACATGGGCGGTCTGCCAGACGCCATTTTCGTTATCGGTGCCGACCATGAACACATCGCTATCAAAGAAGCCAACAACCTGGGTATCCCAGTTGTTGCCGTAGTAGATACCAACTCTGCTCCAGATGGCGTTGACTACATCATTCCTGGTAACGACGACGCTATGCGTGCAATCCGTTTGTATGCTGAGTCTGTAGCTGCTGCTGCCAAAGCTGGCCGTGGTCAGGACCTGGCTGTTCAAGCTGAAGAAGACGGTTTCATCGAAGCTGAATAA
- the map gene encoding type I methionyl aminopeptidase — MSIVIKTADEIEKMRAAGKLAASVLEMIAPHVKAGVSTNELNDICAKYTEEQGAISAPLNYHGFPKSICTSINEVICHGIPSDRVLKDGDILNIDITVIKDGYHGDTSKMFLIGDVSPKDRRLCRIAQESLYAAIRKVRPGMQLGEIGTTVEKFIKASKSGLDKYSIVQDYCGHGIGAGFHEEPQVVHYKNNDKTILRPGMCFTIEPMINAGRHTSVLNKDDGWTVTTSDGKNSAQWEHTLLITQTGVEVLTLRAEEDFPRIINHAK, encoded by the coding sequence ATGAGTATAGTCATCAAGACAGCAGACGAAATTGAGAAAATGCGTGCCGCCGGCAAGCTGGCCGCCAGTGTACTGGAAATGATAGCCCCGCACGTCAAGGCCGGGGTCAGCACCAACGAGCTCAACGATATCTGCGCCAAGTACACGGAAGAACAAGGCGCCATCTCTGCGCCGCTCAACTACCATGGTTTTCCCAAGTCCATCTGTACCTCTATCAATGAGGTGATCTGCCACGGTATTCCCAGCGATCGCGTGCTCAAGGACGGCGATATTCTCAATATCGACATCACTGTCATCAAGGATGGCTATCACGGCGACACTTCCAAAATGTTCCTGATTGGCGATGTCAGCCCAAAAGATCGCCGCCTGTGCCGTATCGCTCAGGAAAGCCTCTACGCCGCCATTCGTAAAGTTCGCCCCGGCATGCAGCTGGGTGAAATTGGCACCACGGTCGAGAAGTTTATCAAGGCCAGCAAGTCAGGCCTGGACAAATATTCGATAGTGCAGGATTACTGCGGTCACGGTATCGGCGCCGGTTTCCACGAAGAGCCACAGGTAGTGCACTACAAAAACAACGACAAGACCATACTGCGTCCAGGCATGTGCTTTACCATTGAGCCGATGATCAACGCCGGTCGCCACACTTCTGTACTGAACAAGGATGACGGCTGGACTGTCACCACCTCAGATGGTAAAAATTCAGCTCAGTGGGAACATACTCTGTTGATCACCCAGACCGGTGTAGAGGTTCTGACGCTGCGTGCCGAGGAAGATTTCCCGAGGATCATCAATCACGCCAAATAA
- the glnD gene encoding bifunctional uridylyltransferase/uridylyl-removing protein GlnD, which translates to MSTALAAKTALCEQNQALFDRFTSREKIVELVTSRCRFVDKQLIEQWQAQGLNDYPIALIAVGGYGRGELHPYSDIDLLFLVDDNLDPAAESRLSAYIAFLWDAGLEIGHSVRTLGETLQQGRQDITIATNLLEARLLTGPEILFDTLYDAIREHQFWPSNEFFSAKRDEQRARHARANAFDLEPNIKTCPGGLRDIQTIAWVAMRHFDAAKLEELVGHGFLEQAELEELLECQHFLWELRFALHLASGRDENRLLFDLQRQVAGLMGYEDATQLAVEQMMKRYYRTVRRVMELNEMLLQLFKRATLGHTQALEIQPIDEHYQRRGRFIEALDLALFDDPEEIVRLFLHVARNSNIQGIYAPTLRALRRARRAQPQPLMAWEGCRGVFMEILRHPRGIAALSLMHKHGVMSAYLPAWRAIEGQMQFDLFHAYTVDEHTHRLLLNIDKFAQAEQKEEFPLGSVLINQLPKKGLLVLAAIFHDIAKGRGGDHSKLGAVDAQEFCKLHGLNDHDGRLVSWLVENHLLMSIIAQRRDISDPEVVADFADKVRDAVHLSYLYCLTVADICATNEKTWNNWKGSLLRDLYFATQRVLARGKEKPVDIRARVREHQAKAKKELLRRGFKEKALDQLWQRFKADYFLRHQPNQIAWHAEAILKHKQDEPLVMVSKHTTRGGTELFVYCQDKPKLFATVMAVLDNKNINVHDANIMTSKDNYALDTFVILEQDGKAVSQLSRIQSIRKTLGKALSGEQPKIPRFRKLSRKMKPFKVPTQVSFLPTRRHGTSMMELIALDSPGLLAKIGETFYRCDVTLLAAKITTIGERAEDFFILQTNQGLALDEAQQQRLKESLISALSQFGTPTT; encoded by the coding sequence ATGAGCACAGCGCTGGCAGCCAAAACGGCACTTTGTGAGCAGAATCAAGCCCTGTTTGACAGGTTTACCTCGCGAGAAAAGATAGTCGAACTGGTTACCAGCCGCTGTCGCTTTGTCGATAAGCAGCTGATTGAACAATGGCAAGCACAGGGGCTGAATGATTATCCCATCGCCCTTATCGCCGTTGGCGGCTATGGCCGCGGCGAGCTGCACCCCTATTCAGACATAGATCTGCTGTTTCTGGTGGATGACAACCTGGACCCGGCAGCCGAGAGCAGGCTCAGCGCCTATATCGCCTTTCTCTGGGACGCAGGTCTTGAAATCGGCCACAGTGTCAGAACCCTGGGCGAAACCCTGCAGCAGGGTCGCCAGGACATCACCATAGCCACCAATCTATTGGAAGCCAGGCTGCTTACCGGCCCGGAAATCCTGTTTGATACTCTCTACGACGCGATTCGCGAGCACCAATTCTGGCCATCGAACGAGTTTTTCAGCGCCAAGCGCGATGAACAGCGCGCCCGCCACGCCAGGGCCAATGCCTTCGATCTTGAACCCAATATCAAGACCTGCCCCGGCGGCCTCAGGGATATTCAAACCATAGCCTGGGTCGCCATGCGCCACTTCGATGCCGCCAAACTCGAAGAGTTGGTCGGGCACGGTTTTCTGGAGCAGGCCGAACTCGAAGAGCTGCTGGAGTGTCAGCACTTCCTCTGGGAGCTGAGATTTGCCCTGCACCTGGCATCGGGCCGTGACGAAAACCGTTTGCTGTTTGACTTGCAGCGTCAGGTCGCCGGCTTGATGGGCTACGAAGATGCCACCCAACTGGCGGTCGAGCAGATGATGAAGCGCTATTACCGCACAGTGCGGCGGGTGATGGAGCTCAACGAGATGCTGCTGCAACTGTTCAAGCGTGCCACCCTGGGGCACACCCAGGCGCTGGAAATCCAGCCTATAGATGAACACTATCAGCGCCGCGGCCGCTTTATCGAGGCGCTGGACTTGGCACTGTTTGACGATCCGGAAGAGATCGTCAGACTGTTTTTGCATGTGGCCCGCAATTCCAATATTCAGGGGATTTATGCCCCGACTCTGAGGGCGCTGAGAAGGGCCAGACGCGCCCAGCCGCAGCCGCTGATGGCCTGGGAAGGCTGCCGCGGGGTATTTATGGAAATCCTCCGCCATCCTCGTGGCATTGCGGCTCTGTCGCTGATGCACAAACATGGGGTGATGTCGGCTTATTTGCCTGCCTGGCGCGCCATTGAGGGCCAGATGCAGTTTGACCTCTTCCATGCCTACACTGTAGATGAACACACCCACAGGCTGCTGCTCAATATCGACAAATTTGCCCAGGCAGAGCAGAAAGAGGAGTTCCCACTCGGCTCTGTACTGATCAATCAGTTGCCGAAAAAAGGGCTTCTGGTCTTGGCGGCCATTTTCCACGACATCGCCAAGGGTCGCGGCGGCGATCACAGTAAACTCGGCGCCGTGGATGCGCAGGAGTTTTGCAAACTGCATGGCCTCAACGACCACGACGGCCGCTTGGTCAGCTGGTTGGTGGAGAATCATCTGTTGATGTCGATTATTGCCCAGCGCCGGGATATTTCCGATCCCGAAGTAGTCGCCGATTTCGCCGACAAGGTTCGTGATGCGGTGCACCTGAGTTACCTCTACTGCCTGACAGTGGCCGATATCTGTGCCACCAATGAAAAAACCTGGAACAACTGGAAGGGCTCCCTGCTCAGGGATCTCTATTTTGCCACCCAGAGGGTGCTCGCCCGCGGCAAAGAAAAGCCGGTGGATATTCGCGCCCGGGTGCGGGAGCATCAGGCCAAGGCCAAGAAAGAGTTGCTGCGGCGCGGCTTCAAGGAAAAGGCGCTGGATCAGCTGTGGCAGAGATTCAAGGCCGATTACTTTTTGCGTCATCAACCCAATCAAATCGCCTGGCACGCCGAGGCGATTCTCAAGCACAAGCAGGATGAGCCGCTGGTGATGGTATCCAAACACACCACCCGTGGCGGTACCGAGCTGTTTGTCTATTGCCAGGACAAACCCAAGCTGTTTGCCACTGTGATGGCGGTGCTGGACAACAAGAATATCAATGTTCATGATGCCAACATCATGACATCCAAGGACAACTACGCCCTGGATACCTTTGTGATCCTTGAACAGGACGGCAAGGCGGTTAGTCAGCTGTCGCGGATACAAAGCATACGCAAGACCCTTGGCAAAGCGCTCAGCGGCGAGCAACCCAAGATCCCGCGTTTTCGCAAATTGTCGCGCAAGATGAAACCTTTTAAAGTTCCGACTCAGGTCAGTTTCCTGCCGACCCGCCGCCATGGTACAAGTATGATGGAACTGATAGCCTTGGATAGCCCGGGCCTGCTGGCCAAGATAGGTGAAACCTTCTATCGCTGTGATGTCACCCTGCTGGCGGCCAAGATCACCACGATAGGCGAGCGCGCCGAGGACTTTTTTATTCTACAAACCAATCAGGGACTGGCACTGGATGAAGCCCAGCAACAAAGGCTGAAAGAGTCACTGATCAGTGCCCTGTCCCAATTCGGGACCCCAACAACCTAA
- the dapD gene encoding 2,3,4,5-tetrahydropyridine-2,6-dicarboxylate N-succinyltransferase — MEALRQRIEAAFEARAQISPTTVDAELRADVERVIDMLDRGEARVAEKLDGQWHVHQWLKKAVLLSFRIFDNGVIDGAETKYFDKVPQKFADYDEARFRAEAIRVVPPAAVRKGSFIGKNTVLMPSYVNLGAYVDEGTMVDTWATVGSCAQIGKNVHLSGGVGIGGVLEPLQAGPTIIEDNCFIGARSEIVEGVVVEEGSVISMGVYIGQSTRIYDRETGEIHYGRVPAGSVVVSGTLPSNCGKYNLYAAIIVKKVDEKTRGKVGINELLRMVD, encoded by the coding sequence ATGGAGGCTTTACGCCAACGTATTGAGGCGGCTTTTGAAGCTCGCGCACAGATAAGCCCAACCACAGTTGACGCCGAGCTGCGCGCCGATGTGGAACGAGTGATTGACATGCTGGACAGAGGCGAGGCCAGAGTGGCCGAGAAACTGGACGGTCAATGGCATGTGCACCAATGGCTCAAGAAAGCCGTTTTGCTGTCTTTCCGTATCTTCGACAATGGCGTAATCGATGGGGCCGAAACCAAGTATTTCGACAAGGTACCACAGAAGTTTGCCGACTATGATGAAGCGCGTTTTCGCGCCGAAGCCATACGTGTTGTGCCACCCGCTGCGGTGCGCAAAGGCTCTTTCATCGGTAAAAACACTGTGCTTATGCCCTCTTACGTTAACCTGGGCGCCTATGTAGATGAAGGCACCATGGTCGACACCTGGGCCACGGTTGGCTCCTGTGCGCAAATTGGTAAAAACGTGCATCTCTCCGGCGGTGTCGGTATCGGAGGCGTGCTCGAGCCACTGCAGGCCGGCCCGACCATTATTGAAGACAACTGCTTTATCGGTGCCCGCTCTGAAATCGTTGAAGGGGTAGTGGTCGAGGAAGGCTCAGTGATTTCCATGGGTGTCTATATCGGCCAGAGCACCCGCATCTATGACCGCGAAACCGGTGAAATTCACTATGGCCGGGTTCCAGCAGGTTCTGTAGTGGTGTCAGGCACCCTGCCCTCCAACTGCGGCAAGTACAATCTTTACGCCGCCATCATAGTCAAAAAGGTAGACGAGAAAACCCGCGGTAAAGTGGGTATCAACGAACTGCTGCGGATGGTCGACTGA
- a CDS encoding DUF3718 domain-containing protein: MNLCQRTRTGAVLLAVAGLSFGSLSAQAAMDPYIEQALIQVCKSSASNSMIAFSNTLREYRINEQRVFPRLVCNGESLHQFAMSHGADRTAKKIGRFLPGKVTISDMAMIPEEEKLYVSFR, translated from the coding sequence ATGAACCTTTGCCAACGTACCCGCACCGGCGCCGTATTACTGGCTGTCGCCGGCCTGAGCTTCGGCTCTCTCAGTGCCCAGGCCGCAATGGATCCTTATATTGAGCAGGCGTTGATCCAGGTCTGTAAGTCCAGTGCTAGCAACAGCATGATAGCGTTTTCCAATACCCTGCGTGAGTACCGGATCAATGAACAGCGAGTGTTCCCCCGTCTGGTGTGCAATGGTGAGTCACTGCATCAGTTTGCCATGAGTCACGGCGCCGATCGCACCGCCAAAAAGATTGGCCGCTTCCTGCCCGGCAAAGTGACCATTTCCGATATGGCCATGATCCCAGAGGAGGAAAAACTCTACGTGAGTTTCCGCTGA
- the purU gene encoding formyltetrahydrofolate deformylase, with product MPRKILMIDCADEYGLIARVTGVCFQHRLNIIKNNEFVDNQQGRFFMRTELEGEFDETKLLKELAEVLPKQNHMKLVDAGRKRIVVLATKEAHCLGDLLMKTYYGALDVEIAAIVANYDTLAPLAAKFEVPFHHVCHQGLDRSAHERAMLEIIAGYQPEYLVLAKYMRVLTPEFVEQYPNKIINIHHSFLPAFIGANPYRQAWERGVKIIGATAHFVNNCLDEGPIIKQDVIPVDHSYSAADMAKAGRDVEKSVLSRALALVLNEQVVVYGNKTLVF from the coding sequence ATGCCACGCAAAATACTGATGATTGATTGTGCCGATGAATATGGGCTTATCGCCAGAGTCACCGGGGTATGCTTTCAGCACAGACTGAACATCATCAAGAACAACGAGTTTGTCGATAATCAGCAGGGGCGCTTTTTCATGCGTACCGAACTTGAAGGTGAGTTCGATGAAACTAAGCTGCTAAAGGAGTTGGCCGAGGTCCTGCCTAAACAAAACCATATGAAGCTGGTGGATGCCGGACGCAAGCGCATAGTGGTGCTGGCGACCAAGGAGGCCCATTGCCTCGGGGATCTCTTGATGAAAACCTACTATGGTGCTCTCGATGTGGAGATAGCCGCCATAGTGGCCAACTACGATACCCTGGCACCGCTGGCGGCCAAGTTTGAGGTGCCTTTTCATCACGTCTGTCATCAGGGGTTGGATCGCAGCGCCCACGAGCGCGCCATGTTGGAGATTATCGCCGGCTACCAGCCTGAGTACCTGGTACTGGCCAAATATATGCGAGTACTCACCCCTGAGTTTGTCGAGCAGTATCCCAATAAGATCATCAATATTCATCACTCCTTCCTGCCGGCCTTTATCGGCGCCAATCCCTATCGTCAGGCGTGGGAGCGCGGGGTGAAGATTATTGGTGCCACGGCGCACTTTGTGAATAACTGCTTGGATGAGGGACCTATCATCAAGCAGGATGTGATCCCTGTGGATCACAGTTACAGCGCGGCAGATATGGCCAAAGCCGGCCGAGATGTGGAAAAAAGTGTTCTCAGCCGGGCTCTGGCGCTGGTACTCAATGAACAGGTCGTGGTGTACGGCAACAAGACCTTGGTGTTTTAA